DNA sequence from the Desulfobacteraceae bacterium genome:
CTGGTGTTGTTGACCGGTTCGTCACGGTTCGTTTCGGTGCCCGAGAGGGCCAGGGTGACGACCCCGTCCGCCGGCAGCAGGTAGCCGATGCGCCCGTACAAGGTTTCGATGTCGGTATCGCTGTGGCGCAGGTAGCCGTCGGTGAGATAGCGCCAGTAGGCCGTGTCGTAGGTGAAGTTCTGGACCGCGCCCTGAACGGTGGCCAGATAGTTCTGGGTATTGTAGGAACCGTAGCTGCCGGTCAGGGCCACGTCCGGTTTGAGGCTGTCGTGGCGGCGGGGCCTTACCGAAACCAGGTTGACGACGCCGCCGATGCTCTTGCTGTCGTAGAGGGCCGAGTGGGGCCCGGGCAGAATCTCCACCTCTTTGATCAGAAAGGTGGGCAGCAGGGCGAAGTCCACGATGTTGCTGGACTTGCGCCCCCCGGTCTTCTGCACCGTCAGGCTGTCGATGGCCGTGACGAAACGCGAGGAATCGAAGCCCCGCAGGAAGATCGAGTCGATGCCCGGGTCCAGGCTGTTGTTCCCCCGGAAGTCCACCGCCGCCCGGCTCCGCAGCGTGTCCAGGATGCTGGTCTGGGGGCCGATGGTCCTGAATTCCTCCAGGTCGATCACGGTGCCGGTGGGGGTCTGGCGGATGCCGGGGGCGCCGATCTTGTCCTCCACCACGATGTCCTCCAACTGCTGGGGTTTTTCGAGGGGTTCCTCCGCCACCGCGTCCGGCGCCCCGGTCCACAAAAGAAACCATGCCAGTGCCCAAATCCATCCCGTGCGTCGCATACCGTTCTTCCCTTCTTCGCTTGCGTTGGCATCTGCCGCCGCCGGTGGCTCCGGCCGACGGTGCGGTTCCGGCAATTGACGCGGGAGGGCTTTCGGTGTAGTTTTCCCACCGAGGCTCCCTTTGCCGGGGCTTCGTCCCAAAGGCAGCCGTGGTCTCCTGGTCGGGATGCGGCTGCCTTTTCCTTTTTTTATGGCGCCAATCGCCCGCCCCCCGTCATCCCGGCGAAGGCCGGGATTCTGTGGCAGGCGCCTTGAATTCCGCCGCTTCCGGCGGCGTATCATCTGGCAGGCGGCGCATGGCCACCAGCGCCGCCTGGCGCTGCCCTTCGAAGGTGGCGGCCTTGGTCAGGGCCTCGCGGCCGGCGGCCGCATCCTGGAGCTGCAGGGCGGCATAACCGGCCATCAGCCAGGCCCGCCCGGCCCGTTTCGGGTCGGCATTGGCTGCCCGCCGGTAGGCCTTGCCGGCCTCTCCGAAACGTTCCAGGGTGTAGAGCAGGTCGGCTTCGGTGATCAACAGCTGCCGGTCCCGGGTGCCTGGTGCGAACTGCCGGATGGCCGCCAGGGCCTCTTCCAGGCGGCCCAGCTGCTGCAGGGCGCGCACGAGGTTTTTCAACAGGCGGGGGTCGTTGCCCTGGGCGAGGGCCTCCGCATAGAGGGGCGCCGCCTTGGACGGGATGCTCACCTGCAGGTTCAGGTCGGCCAGCAGGCGTGTTTCCTGGCGGGAAAGGGGCCTCAGAAAGCCCACCACCGTCATGGCCATGAGGGCCTCTTCGTAGCGGTTGTCCCGCAGGGCCACATGGGCCAGGGCCTGCCACCACTTGTCCCGCAGGGGGGCCTCGCGGGTCAGCCGCAGGATCAGATCCCGGGCCTCCCGGGCCATGTCCAGTTCGAGGTACTGGTGCAGCAGGATTTCCTGCCACTGGACCTGTTTTTCGCCGGTGGTGGACCCGGCCAAGTGGCGGATGTGGGGCAGGGCCCGGCGGGCCTGGTTTGTAGAGAGCAAGGCATGAACGTAGTTTTCCCGCCAGGCGGTCTGGATGGCGTCTTCGTGGCGGGCGAAAAGCTTGTCGAAGGCCGCGACGGCGGCCCCGTAATCCTGGGCCATGAGAAGGGCCGCGGCACTGCTGTAAAGGTATTCGGGATCCGGTTCCGGGGATCGGC
Encoded proteins:
- a CDS encoding tetratricopeptide repeat protein — translated: MQRFMNQSDSVRPRVSDALLAGLMLSALVVLTVWPALAATPDLPGPARVALAKAARLIQDKAYDQAVAALEAFQASGGPFPGPEGDDPRGIHHPEIFFALGTSHLMQKRYKSAMEAFEKALQRDPGHISSWLNLAQAAYGLEDYPAAARGFAEAYGRSPEPDPEYLYSSAAALLMAQDYGAAVAAFDKLFARHEDAIQTAWRENYVHALLSTNQARRALPHIRHLAGSTTGEKQVQWQEILLHQYLELDMAREARDLILRLTREAPLRDKWWQALAHVALRDNRYEEALMAMTVVGFLRPLSRQETRLLADLNLQVSIPSKAAPLYAEALAQGNDPRLLKNLVRALQQLGRLEEALAAIRQFAPGTRDRQLLITEADLLYTLERFGEAGKAYRRAANADPKRAGRAWLMAGYAALQLQDAAAGREALTKAATFEGQRQAALVAMRRLPDDTPPEAAEFKAPATESRPSPG